One segment of Andreesenia angusta DNA contains the following:
- a CDS encoding polysaccharide deacetylase family protein, producing the protein MKKNRKMLGIILLVFVIFAVGIGMGNILGPSGKGEIADAETSEASKESVSKAEGEEIGLEQLESREGVTVHNMKIGYESELYPEEICQIEDGSGELYIGAQDLAKVIGAELQWNGISKQLIIKNEQDYIVVDTRENVIVDSDGNEEQVKLYGKGKKSILPSGRVMSYFGYQISRLGELGIFRIKNPDSELLDIEFSKKYEAEFGKQIADYEFKYRHERAMFEEQYPDKRKALVMKEIPDEKVAYLTFDDGPNEFTPQILDILNSYDIKATFFVLGKNIYGKEDILSKTYQEGHSIGLHSMNHVYREVYASPSNFVSQMDQCNELVKSAIGVKTRLIRPPYGSKPQLTEDFRNAAVESGYRVWDWNIDSGDAVGNRGSAGVYNYTANQASRFEGPVIILFHDKANTTQALPNIIEYLSGRGYRFEAITDDLMPFNFWGDKRYVN; encoded by the coding sequence GTGAAAAAAAACAGAAAAATGCTTGGGATAATTCTGCTGGTGTTTGTTATCTTCGCTGTCGGCATAGGCATGGGGAATATACTGGGACCTTCAGGTAAAGGTGAAATAGCAGATGCAGAGACTTCGGAAGCGTCTAAAGAGTCCGTTAGCAAGGCAGAAGGCGAGGAAATAGGACTAGAGCAGCTGGAAAGCAGAGAGGGTGTAACTGTTCACAATATGAAGATAGGATATGAAAGCGAGCTCTACCCCGAGGAGATATGCCAGATAGAAGACGGAAGCGGGGAGCTTTACATAGGAGCCCAGGACCTGGCGAAAGTCATAGGCGCTGAACTGCAGTGGAACGGAATCTCAAAGCAGCTTATAATAAAAAACGAACAAGACTACATAGTGGTGGACACAAGAGAGAATGTCATAGTAGACTCTGATGGAAATGAAGAGCAAGTCAAGCTATATGGGAAGGGAAAGAAGTCCATCTTGCCATCGGGGAGAGTTATGTCTTATTTCGGATATCAGATCTCAAGACTAGGGGAGCTTGGGATATTCAGGATAAAGAATCCAGACAGCGAGCTTCTAGACATAGAGTTCAGCAAGAAATACGAGGCTGAATTCGGAAAGCAGATAGCGGACTATGAATTCAAGTACAGGCATGAAAGGGCCATGTTTGAGGAGCAGTACCCGGACAAGAGAAAGGCATTAGTTATGAAAGAGATACCGGATGAAAAAGTCGCATATTTGACATTTGACGACGGGCCGAATGAGTTCACTCCACAGATACTAGACATACTGAACAGCTACGACATAAAAGCCACTTTCTTTGTACTCGGAAAGAACATATATGGAAAAGAAGACATTCTGAGCAAGACATATCAAGAGGGGCATTCCATAGGGCTGCACAGCATGAACCACGTATACAGAGAGGTATACGCTTCGCCTTCAAACTTTGTATCCCAAATGGACCAGTGCAACGAGCTTGTGAAGTCGGCGATAGGTGTCAAGACAAGGCTTATAAGGCCTCCTTACGGCAGCAAGCCTCAGCTCACTGAGGACTTCAGGAATGCGGCAGTTGAAAGTGGTTACAGAGTATGGGACTGGAATATAGACAGCGGAGATGCTGTCGGGAACAGGGGCAGTGCAGGGGTTTACAACTACACTGCGAACCAGGCCTCTAGATTTGAAGGGCCGGTGATAATACTCTTCCACGACAAGGCAAATACGACACAGGCGCTGCCCAATATAATAGAGTATCTGTCTGGAAGAGGATATAGGTTTGAAGCCATAACCGACGACCTGATGCCTTTTAACTTCTGGGGAGACAAGAGGTATGTAAACTAA